One genomic segment of Spirochaeta cellobiosiphila DSM 17781 includes these proteins:
- a CDS encoding RNA recognition motif domain-containing protein, whose translation MSTKLYVGNMNFKVVEDDLGELFAQYGDVENVKIITDRETYRSKGFGFVEMAQQEEAEKAIQELNEAEWMDRKLVVNLAREKNDRPRNNNYRY comes from the coding sequence ATGTCTACAAAGTTATATGTTGGTAACATGAATTTTAAAGTAGTTGAGGATGATTTAGGCGAATTATTTGCCCAATATGGTGATGTTGAAAACGTTAAGATTATCACAGACCGAGAAACATACCGATCAAAAGGTTTTGGTTTCGTAGAAATGGCTCAGCAAGAAGAAGCTGAAAAAGCAATCCAAGAGCTTAATGAAGCAGAATGGATGGACAGAAAATTGGTTGTTAACCTTGCTCGTGAAAAGAACGATCGACCAAGAAACAACAACTACAGATATTAA
- a CDS encoding DinB family protein, which produces MSDRDTYLQLYKEGPFRLRQLLASIPEEAMIYQPGPDRWSIQEIAIHAVDADLNGYLRFRKTVAEPGATIPVYDETVWGLRLDYMNTDLDTALNLMDTYRKYLLDFLNKRKEEDWDKYVIHPEVGKMTLDIVLKTYALHLFGHIKHIERTFNAWKRFQIGQTIDISKSFWEPITDKDIVI; this is translated from the coding sequence ATGAGTGATAGGGATACTTATTTGCAATTATACAAAGAAGGACCTTTTCGCCTTAGACAGTTACTGGCGTCCATACCTGAAGAAGCTATGATATACCAGCCAGGACCGGATCGATGGAGTATTCAGGAGATTGCCATTCATGCTGTTGATGCAGATCTTAATGGATACCTTCGCTTTCGTAAAACAGTAGCAGAACCTGGTGCTACCATTCCTGTTTATGATGAAACTGTGTGGGGTCTGAGATTGGATTATATGAATACAGACTTAGATACAGCTCTTAATCTGATGGATACTTACCGCAAATATTTACTTGATTTCTTAAATAAAAGGAAAGAGGAAGATTGGGATAAATATGTCATCCATCCTGAAGTTGGCAAAATGACTCTTGATATTGTTCTTAAGACGTATGCCCTTCATTTGTTTGGTCATATAAAACATATTGAACGTACATTTAATGCATGGAAACGGTTTCAGATTGGTCAAACCATTGATATCTCTAAAAGCTTTTGGGAACCGATCACGGATAAAGACATCGTTATATAA
- a CDS encoding PQQ-binding-like beta-propeller repeat protein: protein MISVYKIKLHFLGCIIILLLAHPLYGDDTFREIKLEDNSIIRWMTNPNRDHNKISVQRINNNEILWQNVLLDSTPYLDNVAVPISAYEAKNGIVCFPITNPVDSHGELARQQVALNIEDGVLLWETSLPVGVTQDYFYSISDTSHIYIHNKQAYDETVPSLYCLDRKDGRILWSEYSPPQVALVLQNDEYLLLHNGQLQSFYVYSKSDGAMWQENCSSPVFIHDDHLIWLYFNNDHIEINQSSWAGEKKILFQLSNTVSYHLSPYIKSSTFFFTEEYYQSLLYPTLLTKDSIVIPMVNERDKNCLNAYSLEGELLWTYTLGEKESFNWSRIYNRPFLPFPYNIPNSLIKAYPYASTFYQSISRYHPLLLGDRLIMLDLGSGKALWSQESKRSSDYYVDTISMKDNYYILIERGLLNEKQPNYLLKVESGIVKEFYEYGDLNSTDIGRGRTPIHYLVEGHDEFINWSTIDQAIATMLISNYGFPIQAFRAETMD, encoded by the coding sequence TTGGAAGATAATTCTATTATTCGCTGGATGACTAATCCCAATAGAGATCATAATAAAATAAGTGTCCAGCGGATTAATAATAATGAGATCCTTTGGCAGAATGTTCTTTTAGATTCAACACCTTATCTAGATAACGTGGCTGTTCCCATATCAGCTTATGAAGCAAAGAATGGAATAGTTTGTTTTCCCATTACGAATCCAGTAGACAGTCATGGAGAGTTAGCTAGACAGCAGGTTGCTTTAAATATTGAAGATGGAGTTTTATTATGGGAAACTTCTCTTCCTGTGGGGGTGACACAAGACTATTTCTATTCCATAAGTGATACTTCCCATATTTATATTCATAATAAACAGGCATATGATGAGACCGTTCCTTCTTTGTATTGTCTAGATAGAAAAGATGGCCGTATCCTATGGTCAGAATATAGTCCTCCTCAGGTTGCTTTAGTCTTACAAAATGACGAATACCTATTGTTACATAATGGACAGTTACAGTCTTTTTATGTTTATTCCAAGTCTGATGGAGCTATGTGGCAGGAGAATTGTTCTTCTCCAGTTTTTATCCATGATGATCATTTGATATGGCTCTACTTTAATAATGATCATATTGAGATTAACCAATCCTCTTGGGCAGGTGAAAAAAAGATTCTATTTCAATTATCTAACACAGTAAGTTATCATTTGAGTCCTTATATAAAGAGTTCAACCTTTTTTTTTACTGAAGAATACTACCAATCGCTTCTATATCCTACTTTGTTAACAAAGGATTCTATTGTTATTCCCATGGTTAATGAAAGAGATAAAAATTGTCTGAATGCCTATTCACTGGAAGGAGAATTACTTTGGACTTACACTTTAGGAGAAAAGGAAAGTTTTAACTGGTCGAGAATTTATAATCGTCCATTCCTTCCTTTTCCATATAATATACCCAATTCCCTTATTAAAGCTTATCCTTATGCTTCGACTTTCTATCAATCGATTTCCAGGTATCATCCCCTTCTATTGGGAGATCGATTAATTATGTTGGACCTAGGTTCTGGTAAAGCTTTGTGGAGTCAAGAATCCAAGAGGTCTTCTGACTATTATGTAGATACTATCAGCATGAAGGATAACTATTATATCTTAATTGAAAGAGGTCTATTGAATGAAAAGCAACCAAACTACCTTTTAAAAGTAGAATCTGGAATAGTTAAGGAATTTTATGAATACGGTGATCTTAATTCCACAGATATTGGAAGGGGGCGTACACCAATTCATTATTTAGTTGAAGGCCATGATGAGTTCATTAATTGGTCTACCATAGATCAAGCAATAGCTACTATGTTAATTTCAAATTATGGATTTCCGATTCAAGCCTTCCGTGCAGAGACAATGGATTAA